A portion of the Melitaea cinxia chromosome 1, ilMelCinx1.1, whole genome shotgun sequence genome contains these proteins:
- the LOC123656177 gene encoding sialic acid synthase, with protein MVEVKITEKIKVGGDNPCFIIAEVGQNHQGDIEIAKKLIKAAKDAGASCVKFQKTCLKEKFTNKYLEKPYDNPNSWGKTYGDHKRHLEFSDSQYRELIKYAHEVGILFTASAMDMVSFDFLVNIKVPFIKIGSGDSNNLLFLKYAASKKVPLIISTGMVDKSAVKTIYDIISAQHKRFCLLHCVSAYPVPFEDCNLTVLLDYKNTFDVPVGYSGQELGTAVALAAVALGAKVLEKHITLDKTMKGTDHVCSLTPEEFKQLVKDVRVIEASLGTPIKKIVTSEIPCIDKLQKSLVMGCTKNKGEILYPGDVKIKVAEPKGLNALHFEEVIYKTLVYDKKEDEPLNEGDFC; from the exons ATGGTCGAAGTGAAGATAACCGAAAAAATTAAAGTCGGCGGTGATAATCCCTGCTTTATCATCGCTGAAGTTGGTCAAAATCATCAAGGTGACATtgaaattgcaaaaaaattaataaaggcCGCAAAA GATGCTGGTGCGAGCTGTGTAAAATTTCAAAAGACCTGTCTCAAGGAAAAGTTTACGAACAAGTATTTAGAAAAACCTTATGATAATCCAAACTCTTGGGGAAAAACTTACGGCGACCATAAAAGACATTTAGAATTTTCTGACAGTCAATATAGAGAATTGATTAAATATGCGCACGAAGTCGGAATCCTCTTCACTGCTTCTGCTATGGATATG gtTTCGTTTGACTTTTTGGTCAACATAAAAGtgccatttataaaaattggttccggagattcaaataatttactctttttaaaatatGCCGCATCCAAAAAGGTccctttaattatatcgactgGAATGGTTGATAAGAGCGCAGTAAAAACTATTTACGACATCATATCAGCGCAACATAAACGATTCTGTTTATTGCACTGTGTATCCGCGTATCCAGTGCCATTCGAAGATTGCAATCTGACTGTGTTACTAGATTATAAAAACACTTTTGATGTTCCGGTCGGGTATTCTGGCCAAGAACTGGGAACAGCGGTGGCGCTGGCCGCAGTTGCACTAGGAGCTAAG gtattgGAAAAACACATAACACTGGATAAAACTATGAAGGGTACGGATCATGTCTGCTCGCTGACACCTGAGGAGTTTAAGCAGTTAGTAAAAGACGTGCGTGTTATTGAAGCATCGCTTGGTACTCCtatcaaaaaaattgtaacatcaG AAATACCGTGCATTGATAAGTTGCAAAAGTCCCTTGTTATGGGCTGTACAAAGAACAAAGGTGAAATTTTATACCCTGGAGATGTGAAAATAAAAGTTGCGGAACCTAAAGGCTTAAACGCGTTACATTTCGAAGAGGTTATCTACAAAACTCTTGTTTACGACAAGAAAGAAGATGAGCCCCTCAATGAAGGAGATTTCTGTTAA